From Uloborus diversus isolate 005 chromosome 8, Udiv.v.3.1, whole genome shotgun sequence, a single genomic window includes:
- the LOC129227959 gene encoding uncharacterized protein LOC129227959 produces the protein MWRRSTSPLQIRSSVAGERGKGGPELTTRPLNRMMSCSPKDPPQTLNMLPEAPVQPGAPVHLPRTSSQSSPLVMAPATPTTSQNALHQSPAMQISSSEQNLFQKLLRSFHLLRMEVKEIKATLDLLVEQSNNSRNQSSVAVTNIDVKLPLEDFEGVQNLERLLEEERQQKLLGLVYC, from the exons ATGTGGAGAAGGTCCACTTCTCCACTACAGATTCGGAGCAGTGTGGCAGGGGAAAGAGGAAAAGGTGGGCCAGAACTCACGACTCGTCCTCTGAATCGGATGATGAGTTGCTCACCAAAAGACCCTCCTCAAACATTAAATATGTTGCCCGAGGCACCGGTGCAACCAGGTGCACCGGTACATCTGCCACGGACTTCAAGCCAAAGTTCGCCACTTGTTATGGCTCCTGCAACGCCAACTACAAGCCAGAATGCGCTTCATCAGTCGCCTGCTATGCAGATCTCCAGCAGTGAACAaa atCTTTTCCAGAAGCTGCTGAGGAGTTTCCATCTGCTAAGGATGGAAGTAAAAGAGATTAAAGCGACATTGGACTTGCTCGTTGAGCAGTCAAACAACAGTAGGA ATCAATCTTCTGTAGCTGTGACAAACATAGATGTTAAACTTCCTCTGGAAGATTTTGAAGGTGTTCAAAATCTAGAGAGGTTGCTAGAAGAAGAGAGGCAACAAAAACTACTTG GTCTGGTTTATTGTTGA